A window of the Brassica napus cultivar Da-Ae chromosome C5, Da-Ae, whole genome shotgun sequence genome harbors these coding sequences:
- the LOC106435100 gene encoding NAC domain-containing protein 10-like, which yields MSWCDGSDDLNLERASNIDHPSIQLKDQSQSCVTSRPDSKIIVESPIMTCSSCGHKMHQQDDQVGSIKDLQSLPAGVKFDPSDKEILMHLEAKVSSDKRKLHPLIDEFIPTLEGENGICYTHPEKLPGVSKDGQVRHFFHRPSKAYTTGTRKRRKVSTDEEGHETRWHKTGKTRPVLSQSGEAGFKKILVLYTNYGRQKKPEKTNWVMHQYHLGHSEDEKDGEPVLSKVFYQTQPRQCGGSTETKPKNLVNLNRFSYENLQGGFSYEHGGKSEDTTQVIRELVVRDGDVSCSFLSFTCDASKGKDSFMKNQ from the exons ATGAGCTGGTGTGATGGTTCAGATGACCTCAATCTTGAAAGAGCATCCAACATTGATCATCCATCGATTCAACTCAAAGATCAATCTCAATCATGTGTCACGAGCCGTCCAGATTCAAAGATTATCGTTGAATCTCCCATTatgacttgttcttcttgtggacATAAGATGCATCAACAAGACGACcag GTTGGCAGCATCAAAGATTTACAAAGTTTACCGGCAGGAGTCAAATTCGACCCGTCGGATAAAGAGATCCTTATGCACTTGGAGGCGAAGGTTTCATCCGATAAGCGGAAGCTTCATCCGTTGATCGATGAGTTTATACCTACACTTGAAGGAGAGAATGGAATTTGTTATACGCATCCTGAGAAACTTCCTG GAGTAAGCAAAGACGGGCAAGTACGACACTTCTTCCACCGGCCGTCAAAGGCTTACACGACGGGAACACGAAAACGTAGAAAAGTGAGCACAGACGAGGAAGGGCACGAGACACGGTGGCACAAAACGGGAAAGACCCGACCAGTTTTGTCTCAGTCAGGAGAAGCTGGTTTCAAGAAGATCCTAGTGCTCTACACGAACTACGGTCGCCAGAAGAAGCCCGAGAAGACGAACTGGGTGATGCATCAGTATCACTTAGGCCACAGTGAGGATGAGAAAGACGGCGAACCAGTTCTCTCTAAAGTCTTCTACCAAACACAGCCTAGGCAATGTGGAGGATCGACCGAAACTAAACCTAAGAATCTCGTAAACCTAAACCGGTTCAGTTATGAAAATCTTCAGGGCGGCTTTTCGTATGAGCATGGAGGGAAAAGCGAAGACACGACGCAGGTGATTCGAGAGTTGGTGGTTCGTGACGGCGATGTGTCATGTTCGTTTCTTAGTTTTACTTGTGATGCAAGTAAGGGTAAAGACAGCTTCATGAAGAATCAGTGa